In Nerophis lumbriciformis linkage group LG12, RoL_Nlum_v2.1, whole genome shotgun sequence, a single genomic region encodes these proteins:
- the fgfr1a gene encoding fibroblast growth factor receptor 1-A isoform X5 → MLMRPSVLLFLALFAQVLRTQCRPANPDDVSSETPAELFTLYLGGHLDLSCSTKDSLHAVNWTKDQVAIVDGEHTRIRNGQLEIETVELADSGLYTCTTFGNQSIFFNVTVDTLASSEDDDEDEESSSEESKLLGSQKLLPMAPQWAHPEKMEKKLHAVPASKTVKFRCQASGNPIPTLKWYKNGKEFKRDHRIGGFKVRDHVWTIIMESVVPSDKGNYTCVVENQYGSINHTYQLDVVERSPHRPILQAGLPANRSAVVGSDVEFVCKVFSDPQPHIQWLKHIEVNGSRVGPDGLPYVRVLKHSGVNSSDAQLLTLYNVTEEDSGEYICKVSNYIGEANQSAWLTVSRFEATAVPHYPEASHTYLEVVIYCVGFFFIAVMIAIVIIVKIRTSSKKSDFNSQQAVHKLAKSIPLRRQVTVSVDSSSSIHSGVMLVRPSRLSSSGSPMLSGVSEYELPQDPRWELLRDCLVLGKPLGEGCFGQVVMGEALGLDKEKPNRVTKVAVKMLKSDATEKDLSDLISEMEMMKIIGKHKNIINLLGACTQDGPLYVIVEYASKGNLREYLRARRPPGMEYCYNPDQVPVENMSIKDLVSCAYQVARGMEYLSSKKCIHRDLAARNVLVTEDNVMKIADFGLARDIHHIDYYKKTTNGRLPVKWMAPEALFDRIYTHQSDVWSFGVLLWEIFTLGGSPYPGVPVEELFKLLKEGHRMDKPTTCTHQLYMMMRDCWNAVPSHRPTFKQLVEDLDRCLAMTSNQEYLELSVPLDQYSPNYPDTRSSTCSSGEDSVFSHDAGAEEPCLPKLPPHSMVAAIKKR, encoded by the exons ATGCTGATGAGGCCAAGTGTACTTCTGTTTCTGGCTCTCTTTGCCCAGGTTTTAAGGACACAGTGCCGTCCTGCTAACCCTGATGACG TCTCCTCAGAAACACCAGCAGAACTCTTCACCCTCTATCTTGGGGGTCATCTGGACCTAAGCTGTTCTACGAAGGACTCCCTTCATGCTGTCAACTGGACTAAAGACCAAGTGGCCATCGTGGATGGAGAGCACACACGCATCCGTAATGGCCAGCTGGAGATTGAGACCGTGGAGCTGGCAGACTCTGGCCTGTACACATGCACAACCTTTGGCAACCAAAGCATCTTTTTCAACGTCACAG TCGATACTCTGGCCTCGTCTGAGGACGATGATGAGGACGAAGAATCTTCTTCAGAGGAATCTAAACTGTTAGGCAGTCAAAAACTGCTTC CGATGGCTCCACAGTGGGCTCATCCAGAAAAAATGGAGAAAAAGCTTCACGCTGTTCCTGCCAGTAAAACTGTCAAGTTTCGCTGTCAGGCCAGTGGCAACCCAATACCCACTCTGAAATGGTACAAGAATGGTAAAGAGTTCAAAAGAGACCATCGCATTGGAGGGTTCAAG GTTCGTGACCACGTGTGGACCATCATCATGGAATCGGTGGTGCCCTCAGACAAGGGAAACTATACCTGTGTGGTGGAAAACCAGTATGGGAGCATCAATCATACCTACCAGTTGGATGTTGTCG AGCGCTCTCCACACAGGCCAATCCTGCAGGCTGGCTTACCTGCTAATCGCAGTGCAGTGGTGGGCAGTGATGTGGAGTTTGTGTGCAAGGTGTTTAGTGATCCTCAGCCTCACATCCAGTGGTTGAAACACATCGAGGTCAACGGGAGTCGTGTCGGTCCAGACGGCTTACCGTACGTCCGCGTACTCAAG CATTCTGGGGTCAATAGTTCGGATGCTCAGTTGCTGACACTCTACAATGTGACAGAGGAGGACAGTGGAGAATATATATGTAAAGTGTCCAATTATATAGGGGAGGCCAATCAGTCGGCTTGGCTGACTGTCAGCAGATTTGAGGCCACAG CTGTGCCACACTATCCTGAGGCCAGCCACACCTACCTGGAGGTGGTCATCTACTGTGTGGGCTTCTTCTTCATCGCTGTCATGATTGCCATCGTAATCATTGTCAAGATACGCACCTCCTCCAAGAAGAGTGACTTCAACAGTCAGCAGGCTGTCCACAAGCTGGCCAAAAGCATACCCCTGCGCAGACAGGTAACA GTCTCTGTGGACTCAAGTTCCTCTATCCACTCCGGTGTGATGTTGGTGCGGCCTTCCCGTCTATCTTCCAGCGGCTCCCCCATGTTGTCAGGGGTGTCTGAGTATGAACTCCCCCAAGATCCTCGCTGGGAGCTTCTACGAGATTG TCTGGTTCTTGGGAAGCCCCTTGGCGAGGGCTGCTTCGGCCAAGTCGTGATGGGAGAGGCGCTGGGTCTGGACAAAGAGAAACCAAACCGTGTGACCAAGGTTGCAGTCAAAATGTTAAAGT CTGATGCCACAGAGAAAGACCTTTCGGACCTTATTTCAGAGATGGAGATGATGAAAATCATTGGGAAGCACAAGAACATCATAAATCTGCTCGGGGCATGTACTCAGGATG GTCCTCTGTATGTGATTGTGGAGTACGCATCCAAGGGCAACTTAAGAGAGTATTTGCGTGCACGACGCCCTCCGGGCATGGAGTATTGTTACAACCCGGACCAAGTTCCTGTAGAGAACATGTCCATCAAAGACCTGGTGTCCTGCGCCTACCAAGTGGCCCGAGGCATGGAGTACCTGTCTTCCAAGAAG TGCATCCACAGAGATCTTGCTGCTCGTAATGTGTTGGTGACTGAGGACAATGTGATGAAAATAGCAGACTTTGGGCTGGCAAGAGACATCCACCACATTGATTACTACAAGAAGACCACCAAT GGTCGCTTACCAGTCAAATGGATGGCTCCTGAAGCTCTGTTTGATCGGATCTACACACACCAAAGTGATGT CTGGTCCTTTGGGGTGCTGCTTTGGGAAATCTTCACCCTGGGAGGCTCTCCGTACCCCGGTGTACCCGTGGAAGAGCTGTTCAAGCTGCTGAAGGAAGGTCACCGCATGGATAAACCAACCACCTGCACTCACCAGCT GTACATGATGATGAGGGACTGCTGGAACGCCGTTCCCTCCCACAGGCCAACGTTCAAGCAGCTGGTGGAGGACTTGGACCGCTGCCTGGCCATGACATCCAACCAG GAGTACTTGGAGCTGTCCGTGCCCTTGGATCAATACTCCCCCAACTACCCCGACACCCGCAGCTCCACTTGCTCTTCAGGCGAGGACTCGGTCTTCTCCCACGACGCAGGTGCTGAGGAGCCCTGCCTGCCCAAACTCCCTCCCCATTCAATGGTGGCGGCCATTAAGAAACGCTGA